From one Neofelis nebulosa isolate mNeoNeb1 chromosome 4, mNeoNeb1.pri, whole genome shotgun sequence genomic stretch:
- the WIZ gene encoding protein Wiz isoform X6, whose protein sequence is MAASTAQCRVTKAESKAAAGPRAGGARERAPAGAPPPSPPSPGPAALPAPPPPPPPPPPPPPPRDGPKAEPEPGPGPAPAPGLGSEENTMVAMDLGSPPLPKKSLPVPGPLEQVANRLSSKVAAEVPHGSKQELPDLKAQSLTTCEVCGACFETRKGLSSHARSHLRQLGVAESESSGAPIDLLYELVKQKGLPDTPLGLPPGLSKKSNSPKEVVAGAPRPGLLALAKPLDAPAVNKAIKSPPGFSTKGLAHPPNSPLLKKAPLALAGSPTPKNPEDKSPQLSLSPRPASPKAQWPQSEDEGPLNLTLDSDGGRELDCQLCGAWFETRKGLSSHARAHLRHLGVSDPDAKGSPIDVLHGLIRRDGVQIRLPPGRGTLAQLGRPPPTSAALSLLPPPPPAKKAKLKAAGTASPWGKQDLSAAAAAGIFWASDVEPSPLNLSSGPEPARDIRCEFCGEFFENRKGLSSHARSHLRQMGVTEWYVNGSPIDTLREILKRRTQSRPGGPPNPPGPSPKALAKVMGSGGPGSSLEARSPADLHLSPLAKKLPPPPGSPLGHSPTASPPPTARKMFPGLAAPSLPKKLKPEQMRVEIKREMLPGALHGEPHPSEGPWAAPREDMAPLNLSSRAEPVRDIRCEFCGEFFENRKGLSSHARSHLRQMGVTEWSVNGSPIDTLREILKKKSKPCLIKKEPPAGDLAPALAEDGPPTAAPGPVQAPLPLAPMAGRPGKPGAGPAQVPRELSLAPITGAKPTATGYLGSVAAKRPLQEDRLLPAEVKAKTYIQTELPFKAKTLHEKTSHSSTEACCELCGLYFENRKALASHARAHLRQFGVTEWCVNGSPIETLSEWIKHRPQKVGAYRSYIQGGRPFTKKFRSAGHGRDSDKRPPLGLAPGGLAVVGRSAGGEPGPEAGRAADSGERPLAASPPGTVKAEEHQRQNINKFERRQARPPDASAVRGGEEANDLQQKLEEVRQPPPRVRPVPSLVPRPPQTSLVKFVGNIYTLKCRFCDVEFQGPLSIQEEWVRHLQRHILEMNFSKADPPPEEPRAPQAQTAAAEAP, encoded by the exons GCTTGGGTTCTGAGGAAAACACAATGGTGGCCATGGACTTGGGCTCCCCCCCGCTCCCCAAGAAGAGCCTGCCTGTCCCTGGGCCCTTGGAGCAGGTGGCCAATCGGCTGAGCAGCAAAGTGGCTGCAGAGGTTCCTCATGGCAGCAAGCAGGAACTGCCAGATCTCAAGG cccagagcctgaccacCTGCGAGGTCTGCGGTGCCTGCTTTGAGACACGCAAGGGCCTGTCCAGCCACGCGCGCTCCCACCTGCGGCAGCTGGGGGTGGCCGAATCGGAGAGCAGCGGTGCCCCCATTGACCTCCTCTACGAGCTCGTGAAACAAAAGGGCCTGCCTGACACACCCCTTGGGTTGCCCCCAGGCCTGTCTAAGAAGTCCAACTCACCGAAGGAGGTGGTAGCTGGGGCTCCCCGGCCTGGCCTGCTTGCCCTGGCCAAACCCTTGGATGCTCCTGCTGTCAACAAGGCCATCAAGTCACCACCCGGCTTCTCCACCAAAGGCTTGGCCCACCCACCCAACTCCCCACTCCTCAAGAAGGCACCACTGGCCCTGGCGGGCTCCCCTACGCCCAAGAATCCTGAGGACAAGAGCCCCCAGCTGTCCCTGAGCCCCCGGCCAGCCTCCCCAAAGGCACAGTGGCCCCAGTCTGAGGACGAAGGGCCCCTGAACCTCA CTTTAGATAGTGACGGGGGCAGAGAGCTGGACTGCCAGCTGTGCGGTGCCTGGTTTGAGACCCGCAAGGGCCTGTCCAGCCACGCCCGCGCCCACCTGCGCCACCTGGGCGTCAGCGACCCGGACGCCAAGGGATCCCCCATAGACGTGCTCCACGGGCTCATCAGGAGGGACGGCGTCCAGATCCGCCTCCCACCCGGGCGCGGCACCCTGGCCCAGCTGGGGCggcctcctcccacctctgcgGCCCTCTCCTtgctcccccccccaccgccggccAAGAAGGCCAAGCTGAAGGCCGCGGGTACGGCCAGCCCCTGGGGGAAGCAGGACCTCTCGGCCGCCGCAGCCGCCGGCATTTTCTGGGCCTCTGATGTGGAGCCGTCTCCTCTCAACCTCT CCTCGGGCCCAGAGCCAGCTCGAGACATCCGCTGTGAGTTCTGCGGCGAGTTCTTCGAGAACCGCAAGGGCCTGTCGAGTCACGCGCGCTCCCACCTGCGGCAGATGGGCGTGACCGAGTGGTATGTCAACGGCTCGCCCATTGACACACTACGGGAGATCCTCAAGAGACGGACCCAGTCCCGGCCTGGTGGCCCCCCTAACCCACCAGGGCCCAGCCCGAAAGCCCTGGCCAAGGTGATGGGCAGCGGAGGTCCTGGCAGCTCGCTGGAAGCCCGCAGCCCCGCAGACCTTCACCTCTCACCCCTGGCCAAGAAGTTGCCACCGCCACCAGGCAGCCCCCTGGGCCACTCACCtactgcctctcctcctcccacggCCCGGAAGATGTTCCCAGGCCTGGCCGCACCCTCCCTGCCCAAGAAGCTGAAGCCTGAACAAATGCGGGTGGAGATCAAACGGGAGATGCTGCCAGGGGCCCTTCATGGGGAGCCTCACCCATCCGAGGGTCCCTGGGCGGCACCGCGGGAAGACATGGCCCCCCTGAACCTGT CGTCCCGGGCAGAGCCTGTACGTGACATCCGCTGTGAGTTCTGCGGTGAGTTCTTCGAGAACCGCAAGGGCCTGTCGAGCCATGCGCGCTCCCACCTGCGGCAGATGGGCGTGACCGAGTGGTCTGTCAACGGCTCGCCCATCGACACGCTGCGGGAGATCCTCAAGAAGAAGTCCAAACCGTGCCTCATCAAGAAAGAGCCGCCCGCTGGAGACCTGGCCCCCGCCTTGGCTGAGGACGGGCCCCCCACGGCTGCTCCAGGGCCTGTGCAGGCCCCGCTGCCGCTGGCGCCAATGGCTGGCCGCCCAGGCAAACCAGGAGCTGGGCCGGCCCAAGTTCCTCGAGAGCTCAGCTTGGCGCCCATCACCGGTGCCAAGCCCACAGCCACTGGCTACCTGGGCTCAGTGGCAGCCAAGCGGCCCCTGCAGGAGGACCGCCTCCTCCCAGCAGAGGTCAAGGCCAAGACCTACATCCAGACTGAACTGCCCTTCAAGGCAAAGACCCTCCACGAGAAGACTTCCCATTCCT CCACCGAGGCCTGCTGTGAGCTGTGTGGCCTTTACTTCGAAAACCGCAAGGCCCTGGCCAGCCACGCGCGGGCGCACCTGCGGCAGTTTGGCGTGACCGAGTGGTGTGTAAACGGCTCACCCATTGAGACACTGAGCGAGTGGATCAAGCACCGGCCCCAGAAGGTGGGGGCCTACCGCAGCTACATCCAGGGCGGCCGCCCATTCACCAAGAAGTTCCGCAGTGCTGGCCATGGCCGCGACAGTGACAAGCGGCCGCCCCTAGGGCTGGCACCCGGGGGCCTGGCTGTGGTGGGCCGCAGTGCTGGGGGTGAGCCAGGGCCTGAGGCTGGACGGGCAGCTGACAGTGGTGAGCGGCCTCTGGCAGCCAGCCCGCCAGGCACTGTGAAGGCTGAGGAACACCAGCGGCAGAACATCAACA AATTTGAGCGCCGACAAGCCCGCCCTCCAGATGCCTCTGCGGTCCGGGGGGGTGAAGAGGCCAATGATCTAcagcagaagctggaggaggtgCGGCAACCCCCACCCCGGGTCCGGCCGGTCCCCTCCCTGGTACCCCGGCCCCCCCAGACATCACTGGTCAAGTTTGTTGGCAACATCTACACCCTCAAGTGCAG GTTCTGTGACGTGGAGTTCCAGGGGCCCCTCTCCATCCAGGAGGAGTGGGTGCGGCACTTACAGCGGCACATCCTGGAGATGAATTTCTCCAAAGCGGACCCCCCACCCGAGGAGCCCCGGGCCCCGCAGGCACAGACAGCGGCGGCAGAGGCGCCCTGA
- the WIZ gene encoding protein Wiz isoform X7, producing the protein MAASTAQCRVTKAESKAAAGPRAGGARERAPAGAPPPSPPSPGPAALPAPPPPPPPPPPPPPPRDGPKAEPEPGPGPAPAPGLGSEENTMVAMDLGSPPLPKKSLPVPGPLEQVANRLSSKVAAEVPHGSKQELPDLKAQSLTTCEVCGACFETRKGLSSHARSHLRQLGVAESESSGAPIDLLYELVKQKGLPDTPLGLPPGLSKKSNSPKEVVAGAPRPGLLALAKPLDAPAVNKAIKSPPGFSTKGLAHPPNSPLLKKAPLALAGSPTPKNPEDKSPQLSLSPRPASPKAQWPQSEDEGPLNLTSGPEPARDIRCEFCGEFFENRKGLSSHARSHLRQMGVTEWYVNGSPIDTLREILKRRTQSRPGGPPNPPGPSPKALAKVMGSGGPGSSLEARSPADLHLSPLAKKLPPPPGSPLGHSPTASPPPTARKMFPGLAAPSLPKKLKPEQMRVEIKREMLPGALHGEPHPSEGPWAAPREDMAPLNLSSRAEPVRDIRCEFCGEFFENRKGLSSHARSHLRQMGVTEWSVNGSPIDTLREILKKKSKPCLIKKEPPAGDLAPALAEDGPPTAAPGPVQAPLPLAPMAGRPGKPGAGPAQVPRELSLAPITGAKPTATGYLGSVAAKRPLQEDRLLPAEVKAKTYIQTELPFKAKTLHEKTSHSSTEACCELCGLYFENRKALASHARAHLRQFGVTEWCVNGSPIETLSEWIKHRPQKVGAYRSYIQGGRPFTKKFRSAGHGRDSDKRPPLGLAPGGLAVVGRSAGGEPGPEAGRAADSGERPLAASPPGTVKAEEHQRQNINKFERRQARPPDASAVRGGEEANDLQQKLEEVRQPPPRVRPVPSLVPRPPQTSLVKFVGNIYTLKCRFCDVEFQGPLSIQEEWVRHLQRHILEMNFSKADPPPEEPRAPQAQTAAAEAP; encoded by the exons GCTTGGGTTCTGAGGAAAACACAATGGTGGCCATGGACTTGGGCTCCCCCCCGCTCCCCAAGAAGAGCCTGCCTGTCCCTGGGCCCTTGGAGCAGGTGGCCAATCGGCTGAGCAGCAAAGTGGCTGCAGAGGTTCCTCATGGCAGCAAGCAGGAACTGCCAGATCTCAAGG cccagagcctgaccacCTGCGAGGTCTGCGGTGCCTGCTTTGAGACACGCAAGGGCCTGTCCAGCCACGCGCGCTCCCACCTGCGGCAGCTGGGGGTGGCCGAATCGGAGAGCAGCGGTGCCCCCATTGACCTCCTCTACGAGCTCGTGAAACAAAAGGGCCTGCCTGACACACCCCTTGGGTTGCCCCCAGGCCTGTCTAAGAAGTCCAACTCACCGAAGGAGGTGGTAGCTGGGGCTCCCCGGCCTGGCCTGCTTGCCCTGGCCAAACCCTTGGATGCTCCTGCTGTCAACAAGGCCATCAAGTCACCACCCGGCTTCTCCACCAAAGGCTTGGCCCACCCACCCAACTCCCCACTCCTCAAGAAGGCACCACTGGCCCTGGCGGGCTCCCCTACGCCCAAGAATCCTGAGGACAAGAGCCCCCAGCTGTCCCTGAGCCCCCGGCCAGCCTCCCCAAAGGCACAGTGGCCCCAGTCTGAGGACGAAGGGCCCCTGAACCTCA CCTCGGGCCCAGAGCCAGCTCGAGACATCCGCTGTGAGTTCTGCGGCGAGTTCTTCGAGAACCGCAAGGGCCTGTCGAGTCACGCGCGCTCCCACCTGCGGCAGATGGGCGTGACCGAGTGGTATGTCAACGGCTCGCCCATTGACACACTACGGGAGATCCTCAAGAGACGGACCCAGTCCCGGCCTGGTGGCCCCCCTAACCCACCAGGGCCCAGCCCGAAAGCCCTGGCCAAGGTGATGGGCAGCGGAGGTCCTGGCAGCTCGCTGGAAGCCCGCAGCCCCGCAGACCTTCACCTCTCACCCCTGGCCAAGAAGTTGCCACCGCCACCAGGCAGCCCCCTGGGCCACTCACCtactgcctctcctcctcccacggCCCGGAAGATGTTCCCAGGCCTGGCCGCACCCTCCCTGCCCAAGAAGCTGAAGCCTGAACAAATGCGGGTGGAGATCAAACGGGAGATGCTGCCAGGGGCCCTTCATGGGGAGCCTCACCCATCCGAGGGTCCCTGGGCGGCACCGCGGGAAGACATGGCCCCCCTGAACCTGT CGTCCCGGGCAGAGCCTGTACGTGACATCCGCTGTGAGTTCTGCGGTGAGTTCTTCGAGAACCGCAAGGGCCTGTCGAGCCATGCGCGCTCCCACCTGCGGCAGATGGGCGTGACCGAGTGGTCTGTCAACGGCTCGCCCATCGACACGCTGCGGGAGATCCTCAAGAAGAAGTCCAAACCGTGCCTCATCAAGAAAGAGCCGCCCGCTGGAGACCTGGCCCCCGCCTTGGCTGAGGACGGGCCCCCCACGGCTGCTCCAGGGCCTGTGCAGGCCCCGCTGCCGCTGGCGCCAATGGCTGGCCGCCCAGGCAAACCAGGAGCTGGGCCGGCCCAAGTTCCTCGAGAGCTCAGCTTGGCGCCCATCACCGGTGCCAAGCCCACAGCCACTGGCTACCTGGGCTCAGTGGCAGCCAAGCGGCCCCTGCAGGAGGACCGCCTCCTCCCAGCAGAGGTCAAGGCCAAGACCTACATCCAGACTGAACTGCCCTTCAAGGCAAAGACCCTCCACGAGAAGACTTCCCATTCCT CCACCGAGGCCTGCTGTGAGCTGTGTGGCCTTTACTTCGAAAACCGCAAGGCCCTGGCCAGCCACGCGCGGGCGCACCTGCGGCAGTTTGGCGTGACCGAGTGGTGTGTAAACGGCTCACCCATTGAGACACTGAGCGAGTGGATCAAGCACCGGCCCCAGAAGGTGGGGGCCTACCGCAGCTACATCCAGGGCGGCCGCCCATTCACCAAGAAGTTCCGCAGTGCTGGCCATGGCCGCGACAGTGACAAGCGGCCGCCCCTAGGGCTGGCACCCGGGGGCCTGGCTGTGGTGGGCCGCAGTGCTGGGGGTGAGCCAGGGCCTGAGGCTGGACGGGCAGCTGACAGTGGTGAGCGGCCTCTGGCAGCCAGCCCGCCAGGCACTGTGAAGGCTGAGGAACACCAGCGGCAGAACATCAACA AATTTGAGCGCCGACAAGCCCGCCCTCCAGATGCCTCTGCGGTCCGGGGGGGTGAAGAGGCCAATGATCTAcagcagaagctggaggaggtgCGGCAACCCCCACCCCGGGTCCGGCCGGTCCCCTCCCTGGTACCCCGGCCCCCCCAGACATCACTGGTCAAGTTTGTTGGCAACATCTACACCCTCAAGTGCAG GTTCTGTGACGTGGAGTTCCAGGGGCCCCTCTCCATCCAGGAGGAGTGGGTGCGGCACTTACAGCGGCACATCCTGGAGATGAATTTCTCCAAAGCGGACCCCCCACCCGAGGAGCCCCGGGCCCCGCAGGCACAGACAGCGGCGGCAGAGGCGCCCTGA